The Kroppenstedtia pulmonis genome has a segment encoding these proteins:
- the purK gene encoding 5-(carboxyamino)imidazole ribonucleotide synthase has protein sequence MKRKSEQPILPGGTIGILGGGQLGRMLALEGKRMGYRIMILDPSPDCPAGEVADHHIVADYQDDLAAKQLIQMADVTTYEFENIDLGIVEELERRSYLPQGHQLLAVTRHRLQEKKVLKQGNIPVAPYAEVRNLDDLRTGLKQLGTPAVLKTVTGGYDGKGQWLIRTPEQGKEALQDVQEGQVRILEGYIPFVKEISVVVARSVQGDIRCFTPVENIHRNHILHMTIAPARVEPGVLEEAQELAKQVAKRLQVVGLLAVEMFLLKDQRLLVNELAPRPHNSGHFTYDACTVSQFEQHLRCICGLPLGSPRLLSPAVMVNILGEHVSPLMKHLPDLPGEAKLHLYGKKERKKGRKMGHVTFLGDSVDMMINEVNNLGIWGQEVKQKGQGDGVFSP, from the coding sequence ATGAAAAGAAAAAGCGAACAGCCAATCTTGCCGGGAGGTACCATCGGTATTCTGGGAGGTGGTCAGTTAGGACGCATGCTGGCACTGGAAGGAAAGCGGATGGGATACCGGATCATGATATTGGATCCCTCTCCGGATTGTCCGGCGGGAGAGGTGGCGGATCATCATATTGTTGCGGATTATCAGGATGATTTGGCAGCAAAGCAGCTTATCCAGATGGCGGATGTAACGACTTATGAGTTTGAGAATATAGACTTGGGCATAGTGGAGGAGCTGGAACGGCGATCGTATCTTCCCCAGGGTCACCAATTACTCGCTGTTACACGTCACCGCCTGCAGGAAAAGAAAGTGCTGAAACAAGGGAATATCCCTGTTGCTCCCTATGCAGAGGTGCGGAATTTAGATGATTTGCGGACAGGATTGAAACAATTAGGCACTCCTGCCGTTCTGAAAACGGTAACCGGAGGTTATGACGGTAAAGGTCAGTGGCTGATCCGTACTCCGGAACAGGGGAAGGAAGCCCTTCAGGATGTACAGGAAGGACAGGTACGGATATTGGAAGGATACATTCCTTTTGTCAAGGAGATATCTGTGGTAGTTGCCCGCTCGGTTCAAGGGGATATCCGTTGTTTCACTCCTGTGGAAAATATTCATCGCAATCATATCCTTCATATGACCATTGCCCCGGCAAGGGTGGAGCCAGGTGTTTTGGAAGAGGCTCAGGAATTGGCCAAACAGGTGGCAAAACGATTACAAGTGGTGGGCCTATTGGCAGTGGAGATGTTCTTATTAAAAGATCAGCGTCTACTGGTTAACGAGCTTGCACCTCGTCCCCACAACTCCGGACATTTTACCTATGATGCCTGCACCGTTTCCCAATTTGAGCAACATTTGCGCTGTATATGCGGACTGCCCTTAGGGTCTCCCCGATTGCTGTCACCGGCGGTAATGGTGAATATCCTGGGGGAACATGTCTCCCCTCTGATGAAACATTTACCTGACCTTCCTGGAGAGGCAAAACTGCACCTCTATGGTAAAAAGGAGCGTAAAAAAGGGAGAAAAATGGGACATGTGACCTTCCTGGGGGACTCTGTCGACATGATGATCAACGAAGTGAACAACCTGGGTATTTGGGGACAAGAGGTAAAACAAAAGGGGCAAGGGGATGGGGTGTTTTCCCCATAA
- the purE gene encoding 5-(carboxyamino)imidazole ribonucleotide mutase, which yields MMKTQVGIIMGSTSDWPTMKRACEVLDQLGIAYEKRVVSAHRTPDEMFQYAEDALDKGLEVIIAGAGGAAHLPGMIAAKTVLPVIGVPVKSSALSGMDSLLSIVQMPGGVPVATVSIGNAGAVNAGLLAAEILGVRYPELRKRLQQYRKDIRKKVLDQAELDEE from the coding sequence ATGATGAAAACTCAAGTGGGGATTATTATGGGCAGTACTTCAGATTGGCCCACGATGAAACGGGCCTGTGAGGTGTTGGATCAGTTGGGCATCGCTTATGAGAAGCGGGTGGTATCTGCCCACCGTACACCTGATGAAATGTTTCAATACGCCGAGGATGCTTTGGACAAAGGCTTGGAAGTGATTATTGCCGGTGCCGGAGGAGCGGCTCACCTTCCTGGCATGATTGCCGCCAAAACCGTTTTGCCTGTGATCGGGGTTCCTGTTAAATCTTCTGCACTGAGCGGGATGGACTCCCTTTTATCCATTGTACAGATGCCGGGAGGTGTACCGGTGGCCACAGTCTCCATCGGAAATGCCGGAGCTGTGAATGCAGGGCTGCTGGCAGCAGAAATCCTGGGTGTTCGATACCCGGAATTACGAAAAAGGCTGCAACAATATCGCAAGGACATTCGAAAAAAAGTTCTGGATCAAGCTGAATTAGACGAGGAGTAG
- a CDS encoding PepSY domain-containing protein, which yields MKKIGWVVLTGIVMIAGAGLGVSQMHASENKAYAKQENNILSEQEVIDIAQRESGGKVNEVELKYKGEDSVYEVEVIKSGLETEIMVDGKTGEILVKETEAIETDTEESDKKELAKPGISMKQAEEKAVHAIKAKGKVTEVKLKNDDGKLIYEVEMESGNQETEVKLDAHSGKILEINMEQED from the coding sequence ATGAAGAAAATCGGATGGGTTGTATTGACCGGGATCGTCATGATAGCAGGTGCCGGCTTAGGGGTCAGTCAGATGCATGCCTCTGAGAATAAAGCCTACGCAAAACAAGAGAATAACATATTATCAGAGCAGGAAGTCATCGATATCGCCCAGAGAGAGTCCGGGGGGAAAGTGAATGAGGTGGAGCTGAAATATAAAGGTGAGGATTCCGTTTATGAAGTGGAGGTAATAAAGTCGGGTTTGGAAACAGAAATAATGGTTGACGGCAAGACGGGTGAAATTTTGGTAAAGGAGACGGAAGCAATAGAGACGGATACTGAGGAATCTGATAAGAAGGAACTGGCCAAACCGGGAATTTCGATGAAGCAAGCAGAGGAAAAGGCTGTACATGCAATCAAAGCCAAGGGAAAGGTTACAGAAGTGAAGCTTAAAAACGATGACGGAAAGTTGATTTATGAAGTGGAAATGGAGTCCGGCAATCAGGAAACAGAAGTCAAGTTGGATGCCCATTCCGGAAAGATTTTGGAGATTAATATGGAACAGGAAGATTGA
- the purC gene encoding phosphoribosylaminoimidazolesuccinocarboxamide synthase, translating to MNKGEMLYEGKAKKVYLTEDPAQAWVEYKDDATAFNARKKGAITGKGELNNQISAFFFRFLGEQGIPHHFIQTLSNREQLVKKVAILPVEVVVRNRVAGSLAKRLGLEEGMTLSVPIVEFYYKSDELDDPLITEDHIRLLQLATTDQVNQMRKMALDVNGHLQKLMAAKGIQLVDFKLEFGLDNEQRLLLADEISPDTCRFWDTATGKKLDKDRFRRDLGDVEGAYREIWNRLGGEAHD from the coding sequence ATGAACAAGGGCGAGATGCTGTATGAAGGAAAGGCAAAGAAAGTGTATCTCACTGAAGATCCGGCTCAAGCATGGGTGGAGTACAAGGATGATGCTACTGCTTTTAATGCCAGGAAGAAAGGGGCCATCACTGGTAAAGGGGAATTGAACAATCAAATCAGCGCCTTTTTCTTCCGGTTTTTAGGGGAACAAGGCATTCCTCATCACTTTATTCAGACCTTGTCCAACCGGGAGCAACTGGTGAAAAAGGTAGCCATACTTCCAGTGGAGGTGGTGGTACGCAACCGGGTGGCGGGATCTCTGGCGAAGCGGCTGGGTTTGGAAGAGGGGATGACCTTGTCCGTCCCGATCGTCGAATTTTACTATAAAAGTGATGAGTTGGATGATCCCCTGATTACTGAAGATCATATCCGTTTGTTACAGCTGGCCACGACAGACCAAGTGAATCAGATGCGAAAAATGGCTTTGGATGTCAACGGGCATTTACAAAAACTGATGGCTGCAAAAGGCATTCAACTGGTGGATTTTAAGTTGGAATTTGGTTTGGACAATGAACAACGGCTCCTGCTGGCGGATGAAATCTCCCCGGATACTTGCCGGTTTTGGGATACTGCGACAGGAAAAAAGCTGGATAAGGACCGATTCCGACGGGATTTGGGAGATGTCGAAGGTGCTTATCGCGAAATTTGGAACCGCTTGGGAGGAGAAGCACATGATTAA
- the purS gene encoding phosphoribosylformylglycinamidine synthase subunit PurS, protein MIKATIVIRLKSSVVDPQGHAVKGSLHSLGFEEVQDVRIGKMIEVWLESADLEAAKVKVEAMCKQLLANPVIENYEYQLEEEA, encoded by the coding sequence ATGATTAAAGCAACCATTGTCATTCGATTGAAATCCAGTGTAGTGGATCCCCAGGGTCATGCTGTCAAAGGCTCTCTTCATTCTCTGGGTTTTGAAGAAGTCCAGGATGTTCGCATCGGCAAAATGATAGAGGTTTGGTTGGAGAGTGCTGATTTAGAGGCGGCGAAAGTAAAGGTGGAGGCCATGTGCAAACAGCTGTTGGCCAATCCGGTCATTGAAAATTACGAATACCAGTTGGAGGAGGAAGCCTGA
- a CDS encoding response regulator transcription factor, which yields MDSKGILIIEDEVRIARVIQLELEYEGYRVEIATNGTEGLDRARQKKWDLILLDIMIPGLNGIEVLRRYRAEDRATPVILLTARDTIPDKVMGLDQGANDYMTKPFEIEELLARIRACIRTHQIQKQSGEEETLVLADLKVQPQTRMVVRAGQAMDLTPREFNLLVYLLQNKNQVLNREQIITHVWGYDFEGDTNVVDVYIRYLRKKIDAGFDVPLIQTVRGVGYRMREPKYENSN from the coding sequence ATGGATTCAAAAGGGATACTGATCATTGAAGATGAGGTTCGAATTGCCCGGGTGATTCAGTTGGAGCTGGAGTATGAAGGATACAGGGTAGAAATCGCAACAAATGGAACAGAAGGTTTGGACAGAGCGAGGCAGAAAAAATGGGATCTGATTTTGTTGGATATCATGATTCCCGGTTTAAACGGGATTGAGGTATTGAGACGGTATCGGGCAGAAGATCGAGCAACCCCTGTTATTCTGTTGACGGCCAGGGACACCATTCCTGATAAGGTCATGGGTCTGGATCAAGGAGCCAATGACTACATGACAAAGCCTTTTGAGATTGAAGAATTATTGGCACGAATCCGGGCATGTATCCGTACCCATCAGATACAGAAGCAATCTGGAGAAGAAGAAACATTGGTATTGGCGGATTTAAAGGTTCAGCCCCAAACCCGGATGGTGGTTCGGGCAGGGCAGGCGATGGATTTAACTCCCAGGGAATTTAACCTGTTGGTTTATCTCCTTCAAAATAAAAATCAAGTATTAAATCGGGAGCAGATTATCACTCATGTATGGGGATATGACTTTGAGGGAGATACCAACGTAGTGGATGTTTATATCCGTTACCTGCGTAAAAAGATAGATGCCGGTTTTGATGTACCGCTGATTCAAACAGTCCGGGGAGTCGGATATAGGATGCGGGAGCCGAAATATGAAAATTCGAACTAA
- a CDS encoding sensor histidine kinase has translation MKIRTKIQLFTTVWMFMILILINTGIYTLFHHSIMNSEVERLQDRTESMMKAVKEELITHGNATRLLRAYIPENGMIRVIDHRNRPILTVTDDPKLTQINAEYNNQESYRRINHQGGSYLSVTYPMIWENGKVTSMEVTQSLKEVQATLNLLRWTLVMAGLAVLVPSFIGGVMLTRLILRPIHSLIKTMEENRQQGSFKHLETVHRSKDELYQMAVTFNRMMDLLKSHYEKQQQFVSDASHELKTPLTVIDSYAKLLKRWGMKRPDIVEEAVDSIHSEAVRMKEMTSQLLELAREDHPEWLEVSETDLVALCKASVKPLSEAYSRKIELKSDCEVVYANVDRQKIKQLLLILLDNAIKYSEDTVTVYVGETKGVPFFSVTDHGIGISRKDQGRIFERFYRVDKARNRATGGTGLGLSIAEKIVKIHKGQIDVASEENKGTTITVRLPKVG, from the coding sequence ATGAAAATTCGAACTAAAATTCAACTGTTTACTACGGTTTGGATGTTCATGATCTTGATACTGATCAATACCGGAATCTATACATTGTTTCATCACTCGATCATGAACTCAGAGGTGGAACGATTACAGGATCGAACAGAGAGTATGATGAAGGCGGTAAAAGAAGAGTTAATCACCCATGGCAATGCAACCCGCTTGCTCCGTGCTTATATTCCGGAAAATGGGATGATACGAGTGATTGATCATCGCAATCGGCCGATCCTGACTGTAACAGACGATCCCAAATTGACACAAATCAATGCGGAATATAATAACCAGGAAAGTTACCGCAGGATCAATCATCAAGGCGGCTCCTATTTATCAGTGACTTACCCGATGATCTGGGAAAATGGAAAAGTTACCAGTATGGAAGTAACCCAGAGTCTGAAAGAGGTTCAAGCCACCCTGAATTTGTTGCGGTGGACTCTGGTGATGGCGGGATTGGCAGTGTTGGTTCCCTCCTTTATCGGAGGGGTGATGTTGACCCGGTTAATCCTTCGTCCTATACATTCCTTGATTAAAACCATGGAAGAAAACCGACAGCAGGGATCTTTCAAACACTTGGAAACGGTGCATCGGTCCAAAGATGAGTTATATCAGATGGCTGTCACCTTCAACCGTATGATGGACTTGTTGAAATCCCATTATGAAAAGCAACAGCAATTTGTTTCAGATGCTTCCCATGAATTGAAAACCCCTCTTACCGTCATTGACAGTTATGCAAAGCTGTTGAAACGATGGGGGATGAAACGACCGGATATTGTTGAGGAAGCAGTGGACTCTATCCACTCGGAAGCAGTGCGGATGAAGGAAATGACCAGTCAACTGTTGGAGTTGGCCAGAGAAGACCACCCTGAATGGCTGGAAGTTTCCGAGACGGATTTAGTGGCCCTTTGCAAAGCTTCCGTAAAACCTTTAAGTGAGGCGTATAGTCGAAAAATTGAGCTGAAATCTGACTGTGAAGTGGTGTATGCCAATGTGGACCGACAAAAAATCAAACAGCTGCTGCTTATTTTGTTGGACAATGCCATCAAATACAGTGAAGATACGGTAACGGTTTATGTGGGTGAAACAAAGGGAGTTCCCTTCTTTTCCGTAACGGATCATGGCATAGGGATTTCCCGGAAGGATCAGGGACGGATATTTGAACGGTTTTATCGGGTTGATAAAGCCAGAAACAGGGCTACAGGGGGAACCGGCCTGGGTTTGTCCATTGCTGAAAAGATCGTCAAGATCCACAAAGGACAAATCGACGTAGCAAGTGAAGAAAACAAGGGGACTACAATAACAGTACGGTTGCCTAAGGTTGGATAA
- a CDS encoding phytoene desaturase family protein gives MNDADAIIIGSGHNGLACAMMLADAGWRVLVVEKAKKPGGASKTGEITLPGFHHDLYATNIGLFLGSQIYGKFQKELHEHGLDIAVSDKPFSSVFPDGDGIGVYQDEQKTMDEFRRISEVDAEAWKQLVQEFKEVCPYLLPLMQMPLPSWTALRQVMKLYRSLGYKKSLELAKTFLQSPRHFAESRFQSEKVRALFIPWAFHLDFGPDVSAGASFPFIEPPMDHMNGMALTKGGISNLIDSMIRVVEDKGGQVILGRDVEKVITDKGRAVGVQLGDGEKLYARRGVVANVTPTQLVARLLDKEDLPSHYVRKGRSYRYGPGTMMVHLALDGPLEWKSGEEYSQFCYVHIAPYVQDVSQTYTDAINGTLPASPMLVVGQQTAVDPTRAPEGKHTLWVQVRAVPAHPHKDALGDIQPADWEHIKEQYADRVIDKLAQYAPNIKKLILARTTLSPRDLEKDNPNLVGGDSVAGSHHADQNYLFRPIPGWSRYKTPVKNLYMVGAATWPGGGMNATSGYLLAKELL, from the coding sequence ATGAATGATGCAGACGCCATTATAATCGGTTCCGGACACAACGGTCTTGCTTGTGCCATGATGCTGGCTGATGCCGGCTGGCGTGTATTAGTGGTGGAAAAGGCCAAAAAGCCGGGTGGTGCATCCAAAACAGGTGAAATCACTCTCCCGGGGTTTCATCATGATTTATATGCAACCAATATCGGTTTGTTTCTGGGCTCTCAAATCTATGGTAAATTTCAAAAAGAATTGCATGAACATGGACTTGATATTGCTGTATCGGATAAACCTTTTAGCAGTGTTTTTCCTGATGGGGATGGGATCGGGGTATATCAAGATGAACAAAAGACCATGGATGAATTTCGTCGTATCTCCGAAGTCGATGCAGAAGCTTGGAAACAACTGGTGCAGGAGTTCAAGGAAGTGTGTCCCTATTTATTGCCGTTGATGCAGATGCCATTGCCTTCATGGACTGCCTTGCGCCAAGTAATGAAGCTTTATCGGTCCCTGGGATACAAAAAGAGTCTTGAATTGGCCAAAACTTTTTTACAATCCCCACGTCATTTTGCAGAAAGTCGGTTTCAGTCCGAGAAAGTGAGAGCTTTGTTTATTCCCTGGGCTTTTCATCTGGATTTTGGTCCCGATGTTTCAGCCGGGGCATCCTTTCCTTTTATTGAGCCTCCGATGGATCATATGAATGGTATGGCTTTAACCAAGGGAGGGATCAGCAACCTGATCGACAGCATGATCCGTGTGGTGGAAGATAAAGGGGGTCAAGTCATACTGGGTCGGGACGTGGAAAAAGTGATCACCGACAAAGGCCGGGCTGTGGGAGTACAACTGGGAGACGGTGAAAAGTTGTATGCTCGTCGTGGAGTTGTGGCCAATGTAACACCGACACAATTGGTGGCTCGATTACTGGACAAGGAAGATCTTCCTTCCCACTATGTCCGGAAAGGGCGTTCCTACCGCTACGGTCCCGGCACGATGATGGTTCATCTGGCGTTGGACGGACCTTTGGAATGGAAAAGCGGGGAGGAATACTCTCAATTTTGCTATGTGCATATCGCGCCCTATGTGCAAGATGTCTCCCAAACCTATACAGACGCCATCAATGGAACTCTTCCCGCCAGTCCCATGTTGGTTGTCGGTCAGCAAACTGCTGTGGACCCAACGAGAGCTCCTGAAGGGAAACATACCTTATGGGTACAGGTTCGTGCTGTTCCCGCCCACCCTCATAAAGATGCACTGGGTGATATACAGCCTGCTGATTGGGAACATATCAAAGAACAATATGCAGATCGAGTTATAGATAAATTGGCCCAATATGCCCCCAATATCAAAAAGCTTATTTTGGCTCGCACCACATTATCCCCGAGGGATCTGGAAAAGGACAATCCCAACTTGGTTGGTGGTGACAGTGTGGCAGGAAGTCATCATGCGGATCAAAATTATCTTTTCCGTCCGATTCCAGGATGGTCCCGATACAAGACTCCTGTGAAAAACTTATATATGGTTGGAGCTGCTACTTGGCCAGGTGGCGGGATGAATGCCACATCGGGCTATCTATTGGCCAAAGAGCTATTGTAA
- a CDS encoding PepSY domain-containing protein gives MKKLVWVVLAAVVILIGSVWGVKQLLVQHTTPNLSSKEAIQIAEDRYPGHVTKAKLEKEDGDWQYELELEATRGLYKISVDAKTGKIIEIKQETKQDETRSDPEDLNSFGKPKISWNEAEKVARKQFQGRIKTIKLEREEGRLIYEIAMESGKQEVELEIDAHNGNVLLLSIEEDD, from the coding sequence ATGAAAAAGCTTGTCTGGGTGGTGTTGGCGGCGGTAGTTATTTTGATTGGTTCTGTTTGGGGTGTCAAACAGCTGCTGGTACAACATACAACCCCGAATCTTTCATCGAAAGAAGCCATTCAAATCGCCGAAGATCGGTATCCCGGCCATGTAACAAAAGCGAAGCTGGAAAAAGAAGATGGAGATTGGCAATACGAACTGGAGCTTGAAGCAACAAGGGGACTTTATAAAATAAGCGTTGATGCCAAGACAGGAAAAATTATTGAAATTAAACAGGAAACCAAACAAGATGAGACCCGATCAGACCCGGAAGATCTCAATTCTTTTGGAAAACCGAAAATATCCTGGAATGAAGCGGAAAAAGTAGCCAGAAAGCAATTTCAGGGACGAATCAAGACGATTAAACTGGAACGGGAAGAGGGACGTTTAATTTATGAGATTGCCATGGAATCCGGAAAGCAGGAAGTGGAGTTGGAGATTGATGCCCACAACGGCAATGTGCTTTTACTGTCCATTGAAGAGGATGATTAA
- the purB gene encoding adenylosuccinate lyase, translated as MIERYTRREMGRIWSDENRYQAWLEVEILACEAWSELGVIPQGDVAQIRKNAEVDVKRILEIEEQTRHDVVAFTRAVAETLGPESKWVHYGLTSTDVVDTAQSYLLKQANEILLKDVDRFLDVLKKKALAHKDTVMMGRTHGVHAEPTTFGLKLALWYTEMKRNRERLVQAAENVAVGKISGAVGTYANIDPFVEEYVCRKLGLTPAPVSTQTLQRDRHADYLSTLALIAASLEKFAVEIRGLQKSETREVEEAFGKGQKGSSAMPHKRNPIGSENITGLSRVIRGHMVTAYENVALWHERDISHSSAERVILPDSTILLNYMLNRFAGIVENLTVFPENMKRNMDRTYGLIYSQRVLLTLIQKGLKRERAYDQVQKLAMQAWEEACSFRELVERDKTIMEYLTPEEVEDCFDYRFHLKRVDEIFSRAGLL; from the coding sequence ATGATTGAACGTTATACCCGACGGGAAATGGGGCGGATTTGGTCAGACGAAAATCGGTACCAGGCATGGTTGGAAGTAGAGATACTGGCTTGTGAGGCTTGGTCTGAGTTGGGTGTCATTCCTCAGGGGGATGTTGCTCAAATTCGTAAAAATGCTGAAGTTGACGTGAAGCGTATTTTGGAAATTGAAGAACAAACCCGACATGATGTGGTGGCTTTTACCCGAGCAGTGGCGGAAACACTGGGTCCGGAATCCAAGTGGGTGCATTATGGACTCACTTCCACGGATGTGGTGGATACAGCACAGTCTTATCTGTTGAAGCAAGCCAATGAAATCCTGTTAAAAGATGTGGATCGCTTTTTGGATGTTTTAAAGAAAAAGGCATTGGCTCATAAAGATACCGTTATGATGGGGCGTACACACGGTGTGCATGCGGAACCTACAACTTTCGGGCTGAAGTTGGCCCTTTGGTACACGGAAATGAAACGAAATCGGGAGCGGTTGGTTCAGGCTGCCGAAAATGTAGCTGTGGGTAAAATATCCGGAGCTGTAGGGACCTATGCCAATATTGATCCCTTTGTGGAAGAGTATGTATGTCGAAAACTGGGATTGACACCGGCGCCTGTTTCAACCCAAACCCTGCAACGGGACCGTCACGCCGATTATTTGTCTACTCTGGCATTGATTGCCGCTTCCTTGGAAAAGTTTGCGGTGGAAATCCGGGGATTGCAAAAAAGCGAAACCAGGGAAGTGGAGGAGGCCTTCGGCAAGGGACAAAAAGGATCCTCCGCGATGCCACATAAACGAAATCCGATCGGTTCCGAAAATATTACGGGTTTGTCCCGAGTGATCCGGGGTCATATGGTTACAGCCTATGAAAATGTGGCTTTATGGCACGAACGGGATATTTCCCATTCCTCTGCAGAACGGGTTATTCTCCCGGACTCCACTATTTTGCTTAACTATATGTTGAATCGCTTTGCCGGGATCGTAGAAAACCTGACTGTTTTTCCGGAAAACATGAAACGAAACATGGATCGGACTTATGGATTGATCTACTCCCAACGTGTTTTATTAACCTTGATCCAGAAAGGCCTGAAAAGGGAGAGGGCCTATGATCAGGTACAAAAGTTGGCCATGCAAGCATGGGAAGAAGCATGTTCTTTCCGTGAGCTGGTGGAGAGGGATAAAACGATCATGGAATATCTGACACCGGAAGAGGTGGAGGATTGCTTTGATTATCGATTCCATCTGAAACGGGTGGACGAAATTTTTAGTCGGGCGGGTCTTCTGTAA
- a CDS encoding dicarboxylate/amino acid:cation symporter, with product MKLTAKILWGILLGLIVGLVLNFYFPDVFKPVNEYLFTPVGNLFLKAIKMIVVPLVFFSIAVGASGIADPKKLGRVGVKTVILYLATTAIAITIALGLANIIGPGKGVVVEKPKEALDIDEAPPVMETLLNIVPDNPINAMAEGNMLQVIFFALVFGIAMAFLGSKVNRVREFAEQANEVMMYMVQMLMKTVPYAAFALMAKAVGEAGLGMIGSMGLYMVTLLLALLLHMILVYGSLLKFVAKISPFQFYKKLFPAMEVAFTTGSSAAALPVTIECAEKGLKVPKSISSFVLPLGATINMDGTAIMQGVAAIFIAQLYGIPLTFGDQLLIILTATLASIGTAAVPSAGIVMLTIVFPTVGLPLEGLGIILGVDRLLDMSRTATNITGDAMVATIVAKTEGETVGVEEQAQTA from the coding sequence ATGAAGTTGACAGCAAAAATCTTGTGGGGAATTTTACTTGGACTGATTGTCGGATTAGTACTCAATTTTTATTTTCCTGATGTTTTTAAACCCGTCAACGAGTATCTGTTTACTCCCGTTGGTAATCTGTTTTTGAAAGCGATTAAGATGATCGTGGTGCCCTTGGTCTTTTTCTCAATTGCTGTAGGTGCTTCCGGAATTGCGGACCCGAAAAAATTAGGACGTGTCGGGGTTAAAACCGTTATTTTGTACCTGGCCACCACCGCCATTGCCATTACGATTGCTCTGGGCTTGGCCAATATCATCGGACCGGGTAAAGGCGTTGTTGTCGAGAAACCTAAAGAAGCACTGGATATCGATGAAGCCCCGCCGGTGATGGAGACCCTGTTGAATATTGTACCGGATAACCCGATCAACGCTATGGCGGAAGGAAATATGTTGCAGGTTATTTTCTTCGCTCTGGTGTTTGGAATTGCCATGGCTTTCCTGGGGAGCAAAGTGAATCGCGTTCGGGAATTTGCGGAACAAGCAAATGAAGTCATGATGTACATGGTTCAAATGCTGATGAAAACGGTTCCCTATGCTGCCTTTGCGTTAATGGCGAAAGCTGTGGGTGAAGCAGGGTTGGGAATGATCGGTTCCATGGGTCTTTACATGGTTACGCTTCTTTTGGCCCTTTTGCTTCATATGATATTGGTTTACGGATCTCTCCTTAAATTTGTAGCGAAGATCAGTCCGTTCCAGTTTTATAAGAAGCTGTTTCCGGCGATGGAAGTGGCATTTACTACAGGAAGCAGTGCAGCTGCCCTGCCGGTAACCATTGAATGTGCGGAAAAAGGGTTGAAAGTGCCAAAAAGTATCAGCAGCTTTGTGCTTCCCCTGGGAGCGACGATTAATATGGATGGAACCGCTATCATGCAGGGGGTTGCTGCGATTTTTATCGCTCAGTTGTACGGTATTCCCCTTACCTTTGGTGATCAGTTACTTATCATTCTGACTGCGACCCTGGCTTCCATCGGGACTGCTGCGGTGCCTTCTGCCGGGATTGTGATGCTTACCATCGTATTCCCGACAGTTGGACTTCCCTTGGAAGGATTGGGGATCATCCTGGGTGTGGATCGGTTGCTGGATATGTCCCGTACGGCTACCAATATTACCGGTGACGCCATGGTAGCCACCATCGTGGCCAAAACAGAAGGGGAAACAGTGGGAGTGGAAGAACAGGCTCAAACGGCTTGA